The sequence CGCCCCGCCGTCGCCCGACGATCGGCGGCACGACGTGTTGCGGTTGCACCAGCACCTGATCGGCCTGCGCAGGCGGCACCCGTGGCTGCACACCACGCGCACGTCGGCGTTGCATCTGACAAACCGCCAGTACATCTATGAAACCGGCGACGGGACAAACGCGTTGGTGGTCGCGCTGAACATCGACGATGCGCCGATGCCGCTGTCGCTGCCCGGGCTCGGCCGCGCCAGCGGGCAGATCGTCGCGGCATCGGGTGCGCGTCCGGCCGACACGGTGACCGAGACCGAGGTCGCGCCGCATGGCTGGCTGGTCGTGGAACCGGAGGTCTAGGCGTGATCGCGGTCAAGCGGCGCGTGCCCCGGCCCAGTGAGCTGGCTCCGCTGCTGCGGTTTCGCAAGCCCACGTTCAACCGCACCGAGCGCCGGCTGCAGGCCGCTTTCACCATCGAGGACCTCCGCCGAATCGCCAAGCGGCGCACCCCCAGGGCCGCGTTCGATTACACCGACGGCGCCGCAGAGGACGAGCTGTCGCTCGCCCGGGCTCGACAAGCGTTCCGCGACATCGAGTTTCACCCGACCATTTTGCGGAACGTCGCCACGATCGACACCAGCCGCACCGTGCTGGGGGACGCCGTCGCCCAACCGTTCGGCATCGCCCCGACCGGTTTCACCCGCCTCATGCACACCGAAGGCGAGATCGCAGGCGCCCGCGTCGCAGCACAGGCGGGTATCCCGTTTGCGTTATCGACCCTGGGCACCGCGTCCATCGAGGATGTCAAGGCGGCCAATCCCTACGGCCGCAACTGGTTTCAGCTGTACATGTGGAAGGACCGGGACCGGTCGATGGCCCTGGTGGAGCGGGCGGCGGCCGCGGGCTACGACACGCTGCTGGTGACGGTCGACGTCCCGGTGGCGGGGGCCCGGCTTCGAGACAGCCGTAACGGCATGTCGATCCCGCCCACCCTGACCCTGCGCACGGTCCTGGACGCGCTGCCCCGGGCCCGCTGGTGGTTTGACCTGCTGAGCACCGAACCGCTGGCTTTCGCGTCGCTGGACCGCTGGCCCGGCACGGTCGCCGAGTACCTGGACACGATGTTCGACCCGACCGTCACGTTCGAGGACCTGGTCTGGATCAAGAAACAATGGCCGAATCGGCTGGTGGTCAAGGGGATCCAGACCATCGAGGACGCCAGGGCGGTCGTTGAACTCGGCGTCGACGGAATCGTGCTGTCCAACCACGGCGGCCGCCAGCTCGACCGTGCTCCGGTGCCGTTTCATCTGCTCCCCGACGTCGCGCGCGAGCTCGGCACGGAGACGGAGGTTTTGCTGGACACCGGGATCATGTCGGGAGCCGACGTCGTCGCCGCGATAGCGCTGGGTGCCCGCTTCACCCTGGTCGGCCGCGCCTACCTCTACGGTCTGATGGCCGGCGGCGAAGCCGGCGTCGCACGGGCCGTCGAAATCCTGTCATCCCAGGTCAGCCGCACGATGCGGTTGCTAGGGGTGACCTCGCTCGACGAGCTCGGGCCGCACCACGTGACCCAGCTGCACCGGTTCGCGCGTGGCGGCACCGGACGGCACCGGTAACCACCGCAGTCACTGTTTTCTCACAGGTCACGCGGTGTTTCGGCGCTTCTTGAGTCCGCGCCGAGTCGGAATCGTTAGCCAACCGCGATGTGGCAACCGAGTGTTGCGCGCCTCTACCCGCCGGCCATGCGTGTTTCATAACGCAGGAAAGCGACGGCAATTGCTTTGTGAAACAAGCGATGAAAGGTGGGTTGGTTGCCGTTATGAAGTTCTTCAAGAGGTACCGAGGTACCAGAACGAAACTGTTGCGCCGCTTGGCGGTGACCGCCGTGGCGGCGGCCGCGATGCCCGGCCTGGTCGGCGTCGTCGGGGGTTCGGCGACCGCTAACGCGTTCTCCCGCCCGGGTCTGCCCGTCGAGTATCTGGACGTGTTCTCCGCCGCGATGAACCGCAACATCCGGGTGCAGTTCCAGGGCGGCGGCCCGCACGCCGTATACCTGCTCGACGGCCTGCGCGCCCAGGACGACTACAACGGCTGGGACATCAACACCCCGGCATTCGAGTGGTACTACCAGTCGGGGCTGTCGGTGGTGATGCCGGTCGGGGGCCAGTCCAGCTTCTACACCGACTGGTATCAGCCGTCGCAGGGCAACGGCCAGGACTACACCTACAAGTGGGAGACGTTCCTGACGCAGGAGCTTCCCGCCTGGTTGGAGGCCAACCGGGGCGTGTCGCAGAACGGCAACGCGGTGGTCGGCATCTCGATGGCCGGCAGCACCGCGCTGACGTATGCGATCTACCACCCGCAGAAGTTCATCTACGCCGCGTCGCTGTCGGGCTTCCTCAACCCTTCCGAGGGTTGGTGGCCGATGCTGATCGGGCTGGCGATGCAGGATGCGGGCGGATTCAACGCCGAGAGCATGTGGGGCCCGTCGACGGACCCCGCGTGGAAGCGCAATGACCCGATGGTCAACATCGGCCAGCTGGTGGCCAACAACACCCGCATCTGGATCTACTGCGGCACCGGCACCCCGTCCGACCTGGACGCCGGTATTGCGGGGCAGAACCTGATGGCAGCGCAGTTCCTCGAAGGGTTCACGTTGCGCACCAACATCACCTTCCGCGACAACTACATCGCCGCAGGTGGCACCAACGGTGTGTTCAACTTCCCGCCGCAGGGCACGCACAGCTGGGGCTACTGGGGTCAGCAGCTCGAGCAGATGAAGCCCGATATCCAGCGGGTGCTTGGAGCCTCTGGCGCCGTCTGAACCACCCCACACAGGGAGCCTGCCGTAACCCCCGAACGGCAGGCTCCCTGCCTTTGTGTGGGGGCGGGTTTCCGCGTCGCGGCGGCTCGTTTCCCGAGTGTGTAGATCTGGCGAACGAAAGTGGACGCGCGCCGGGGAACAAACACCTGTCCGCCAAGGTTGAGTCGATCAGACTGAACTTTGGAGGAATTGATGGCTGAAGCCAAATCAGTGCCGGTGTTGTTCCTGAGCGACCCGATCGTGCTGCCGTCGATGGTCGTGCCCATCGAACTCGACGACGCCGCGCGGGCTGCGGTGGATGCCGCACAGGCCAGCGAGTCGGGCGAACTGTTGATCGCCCCGCGGTTGGAAGACCGCTACCCCTCGTACGGTGTGCTGGCCTCGATCGTGCAGGTCGGCCGCATCGCCGGGGGTGGCGGCACCGCCGCGGTGGTGCGCGGCAAGAGCCGTGCGCAGATCGGCGCTGGTGCCAGCGGTCCCGGTGCCGCGTTGTGGGTCGAGGTGACCGAGGTCGTCGAGCCCGAGCCGACCGACGAGATCCGCACCCTGGCCGCCGAGTACAAGAAGCTGTTGCTGGCGATGCTGCAGCGTCGGGAAGCCTGGCAGATCATCGACTTCGTCAACCAGCTGACCGACCCGTCGGCGCTGGCCGACACCGCCGGCTACGCCTCGTACCTGACGCGAGTGCAGAAGCGTCAGCTGCTGGAGACCCCCGATGTCGCCGAGCGGCTCAAGCTGCTGATCGAGTGGACGGGTGAGCACCTGGCCGAGGTCGAGGTGACCGACAAGATCGCCGAGGACGTCCGCGAGGGCATGGAGAAGCAGCAGAAGGAATTCCTGCTGCGTCAGCAGCTCGCCGCGATCCGCAAGGAACTGGGCGAGGACGAACCCGACGGGTCGGACGACTACCGCAGCCGCGTCGAGGCCGCCGACCTGCCCGAGAAGGTTCGCGAGGCCGCGCTGCGCGAGGTCGGCAAGCTGGAACGGGCCAGCGATCAGAGCCCGGAGAGCGGCTGGATCCGCACCTGGCTGGACACCGTGCTGGACCTGCCGTGGAACGTCACGACCGAGGACAGCACCGACCTGACGGCCGCGCGCGAGATTCTCGACGCCGACCACCACGGGTTGGAGGACGTCAAGGACCGCATCGTCGAGTATCTGGCCGTGCGGGCGCGTCGTGCCCAGCGCGGCATGCAGGTTGTCGGCGGTCGCGGTTCGGGCGCGGTGATGGTGTTGGCCGGCCCGCCCGGGGTGGGTAAGACCTCGCTGGGAGAGAGCGTGGCACGGGCCCTGGGCCGCAAGTTCGTTCGCGTCGCGCTCGGCGGCGTGCGCGACGAGGCCGAGATCCGCGGCCACCGGCGGACCTACGTCGGCGCCCTGCCCGGGCGCATCGTGCGGGCCATCGGCGAAGCGGGTTCGATGAACCCCGTCGTGCTGCTCGACGAGATCGACAAGGTCGGCTCCGACTTCCGCGGGGATCCCGCGGCGGCGCTGCTGGAGGTCTTGGACCCGGCGCAGAACCACACGTTCCGCGACCACTACCTGGACCTGGATCTGGACCTGTCGGACGTGGTGTTCCTGGCCACTGCCAACGTGGTGGAGAACATCCCGTCGGCGCTGCTGGACCGGATGGAGCTGGTGGAGATCGACGGCTACACGGCCGACGACAAGCTCGCCATCGCGAAGGACTTCCTGCTGCCCAGGCAGCGGGAACGGGCGGCGCTGACCGAGGAAGAGGTCACGGTGACCGAGGCCGCGCTGCGCAAGATCGCGGCCGACTACACCCGCGAGCCGGGTGTGCGCCAGTTCGAGCGGCTGCTGGCCAAGATGATGCGCAAGGTCGCGACCAAGCTGGCCACCGAGCCCGGTCCGGTCGTGATCGACGAGCCCGATCTCGTTGAGTACCTTGGCCGTCCGCGGTTCCTGCCCGAGTCGGCCGAGCGCACGGCGGTGCCGGGGGTGGCCACCGGCCTGGCGGTGACGGGGATGGGCGGCGATGTGCTCTACATCGAGGCCAACGGCACCGATGGGGAACCGGACCTGCGGCTGACCGGTCAGCTGGGCGACGTGATGAAGGAATCGGCGCAGATCGCGCTGTCCTACGTGCGGTCGCATGCCGACCAGTTGGGCGTCGACCCGAAGACGCTGGAGCGGCGGATTCACCTGCACGTGCCCGCGGGCGCGGTGCCGAAGGACGGGCCGTCGGCCGGTGTCACGATGGTCACCGCGTTGGTGTCGATGGCCACCGGACGCCAGGTGCGCTCGGACGTCGGCATGACCGGTGAGGTCACGCTCAACGGCCGGGTGTTGCCGATCGGCGGCGTCAAGCAGAAGCTGCTTGCCGCGCAACGAGCCGGGTTGTCAACGGTTTTCATCCCGCAGCGCAACGAGGCCGACCTGGACGACGTCCCGGCCGACGTGCTCGAGTCGCTCGAGGTCAAGTTGATGACCGACGTCGCAGAGATCGTCGCCCAGGCGCTGGTGCCCGCCGCGGACACCGGCGCGACGGCCGCGGCCTGACCGGACACCCGCGCCCGCAGGGGTTTGCCGCCCCTCGGGCGCGGGTACGTCAGCGCCGATGAGCACCTCTGACCGCAAGCGGTTGGTCGAAAGCCTGTTGGAACAGGCCGGAACCACCTATGCCGAGGAGGCCGGGATCCGGCTCGAGGACCAGCCGATGCCGCTGTTTGAACTGCTGGTGCTGTGCATGCTGGCCAGCAAACCCATCGACGCCGCGATCGCGGTGCAAGCGGCGCGGGAACTGTTCGAGGCCGGGCTGCGCACACCCGATGCGGTGCTCGATGCCGACCGCCAGGACATGATCCGTGCGTTCGGGCGCGCCCACTACGTGCGCTACGACGAAAGCTCGGCAACCCGGCTCACCGACATCGCCGAGACGGTCCGCGACCGATACGGCGGTGACCTGCGGCGGTTGGCGGTCGAGGCCGACGGCGACGCGCGCGCCGCGGCCGGCCTGCTCAAGCAGTTCAAGGGCATCGGCGACACCGGAGCCGACATCTTTCTGCGCGAGGTGCAGGACGCCTGGACGTGGGCGCGGCCCTACTTCGACAAACGTGCCCTTGGCGCCGCGCGCGACCTGGGCTTGCCGGACAAGGCCGGCGACCTGGCCGAGCTGGCGCCGCGGGCGGCCGCGAATCTGGCCGCCGCGCTGGTGCGGGTGTCGCTGGACGACGAGCTGCGCGAAAAGGTTTCGTCGTCGCGATGATTCGCATCGGCACCTCGGGGTGGTCCTATCCGCACTGGAACGATGTGCTGTACCCGCCCGGCACGCCGGTGGCCAAGAGGCTGGCCCGCTACACCGAGGAGTTCGACACCGTCGAGCTCAACGCCAGCTTCTACCGCTGGCCCAAGGACACCACGTTCGCCGGCTGGCGTGAACGGCTGCCGTGCGGTTTCACCATGTCGGTCAAGGCCCAGCGGGGGCTGACGCACTACCGGCGGCTCCGGGACCCCGAGCCGTGGATCGAGCGGTTCGAGCGGTGCTGGACGGCGTTGGACGACCGCAGCGAGGCGCTGCTGGTGCAGACCCATCCGCAGTTGGAGCGCGACGACGCACTGCTCGACAACTTCCTGCGGCTCATGCCCGACCGGATTCCGGTGGCGATGGAGCTACGTCACCCCTCCTGGGACGACCCCGTCGTCTATGGGCTGCTGGAACGGCATCGCGCCGCGTATGTGGTGATGAGCGGCGCGGGGCTGCGCTGCGTGCCGCGCGTGACGAGCGAGTTGGTCTACGTGCGGATGCACGGTCCCGAGCAGAGCTCGATGTATGCCGGCTCCTATCCCGACGACGAGCTGCGGCGCTGGGCCGACCGCATGCTGGGCTGGGACGCCGCGGGCAACCGGGTTCTCGTCTACTTCAACAACGATCTGGGTGGCCACGCCATCCGCAACGCGCGCGTGCTCAAACAGCTGACAGCGCCAACCAATGACACCGACTCCCCCGTGCTGGTTCACCGCGAGTAAGCTGCAGAAGCATGACAACGTCGTCCACGATGGTCATCGTCGGCGGCGGCCTCGCGGCAGCTAAGGCCGCAGAAGCCCTGCGCGACAAAGATTTTGACGGTCACATCGTATTGTTCACGGCCGAGGACCACCTACCCTACGAGCGGCCGCCGCTGTCCAAGGAGTTTCTGGCGGGCAAGAAGACGCTCAGCGACTTCACCGTCGCCTCCGCGGCGTGGTATCGCGACCACCACGTCGAACTGCAGCTGGGCACCGAAGTGACGGGCATCGACCCCGGCGCGCACACCGTCGCGCTGCCCGACGGGGAGTCGGTGCGCTACGACAAGCTGGTGCTGGCCACCGGATCGCGCCCCCGCACACTGCCGATCCCCGGCGCCCATTCGTCCGGTGTGCACTATCTGCGCACCATCGACGACGCGGAGACGCTGAAATCGACGCTGAAAGAGGGCGTTTCGCTGGCCATCGTCGGTGCCGGATGGATCGGCCTCGAGGTGGCCGCCAATGCGCGCGAGCTCGGCGCGTCGGTCACCGTGGTCGAGACCGCCGAGATGCCGCTGCAGGCGGCGCCCGGGCGGGAACTCGGCGAGGTGTTCGCCAACCTGCATCGCGAACACGACGTGGACCTGCGGCTGTCGACGACGGTCGAAGAGATCACCACCGCCGACGGCGCCGCGACCGGGCTGAAGTTGAGCGACGGCTCGACCGTCGGCGCCGACCGGGTGTTGATCGCGGTCGGTGCCACACCCAACACCGCGCTGGCCGAGGCCGCCGGGTTGGCGATCGCCGACGGCGGAGTGCAGGTCGATTCCTCGTTGCGCACCAGCGACCCGGACATCTACGCCGTCGGGGACATCGCGGCCGCCGAGCACCCGCTGTTGGGCACGCGGATCCGCGTCGAACACTGGGCGAACGCGCTCAAGCAACCAGCCGTGGCCGCCGACGCGATCCTCGGCAGGCCCGCCGAATACGCCGACCTGCCCTACTTTTTCACCGATCAGTACGACCTCGGGATGGAATACGTCGGCTACGCGCCGGATTACGCGCGGGTGGCCTACCGCGGCGATGTCGCCGCCCGCGAGTTCACGGCGTTCTGGTTCGACGGGGACAGCCGGGTGGTCGCCGGGATGAACGTCAACATCTGGGAGGGGCTCGACGACATCAAGGCGTTGATCTCAGTCCGGGAGCCCATCGACCCGGAGCGGATCGGCGCTCAGTGAGCGTGGTGGCGCACAACGGTTTACGGTTTCTTTCAGTGGCGACGGCGCTCGCGATCGCTGGTGCGGGCTGTTCGGGAGAACGCATCGTCAACACCGACGAACCGCCGCCGACCACGCGGGCGAGCACGTCAGCGGCACCGCCGAAGCCGCCGAGCAGCAAGCATCTGGTGAACGCGTTCGACTACGTCGCCCATCCGCAGCAGGCGGCGGTCTACTACTTCACCACCCCGAGCGGGCGGTGGGCGTGTGCGATCGTGCCGCGCGTGAAGGCCGGCTGTCAGTCGGCGACCGGATGGGCCTCGGGCATGGGCATCTCCGGCGCACCCACCTCGGTACCCGACGCGTCGGGTGTGGACAGCACCCCCAACGCGGTGGTGATCGAGCGGGCGGGTGACGCCCACTTCGTCGTGCTCGATGAACCGGAGTTCTCTTTGACCGCAACGGATCCGGGTAGCGAGGCCAAGCGTTTGGACTTCAACAGGATCCTGGCGGCGGCCGGATTTCGCTGTAACGTGCAGGAGTCCGGAGTGTCCTGCATGAGTGAATCCAGCGGTAAGGGGTTCACGTTCTCGGCGCAGGAATTCGTTCCGCGCTACACCGAGGTCCCTCCCGAGGCGCCCTAGGCTCTCACCGCAGTGTCGCGGTGCCGTCGGAGTTCACCTGCACCTTGGCGCCCGCGATGTCGTCGTGGACCGTCGCGGCGGCCTCCGAGGAGTCGGTGACGACCGCGAGCACCCGCGCATCATCGGGCGTGCGGACCGCGAGAAACGCCTTATCGGGTTCCCCGTCGCGGTTGAATGGTGTGGTCCACGACTCGACGGTGCCCACCCCCTCCCATTCGACGGCCGCCGTCCGGATCGGCTCGCGGTCCACATCCGATTGCACGTCTTCCCAACGGAATCCGTGTTCCGGCGGCCGCGTGCCGTACACCCCGAAGCTGTGCTTGGTGAGGTAGCCGCCGTTGGCGGTGATCAGGCCACGCTGGCCGGGATTTGCCGCCAGGTGCTGCGCCATGGTGGCGATCGAATGGGTGACGTAGTTGTTCCACGGACCACCGGCGAACGTGAGCCCGCCGGTCACCGTGAGCGGGCGGTCGGGGTCGCCGAGCGGGAGCCCCAACTCGTTGGCGGCCACCTGCACCGCCGACGGGAAGCACGAGTACACGTCGATCGCGTCGAGGTCGTCGATCCCGGTGTCGGCCAATGCCAGCACGCGTCGTCCGGCGATGCGGATCGCCGGCGAGGTGTGAAACTCCGCGCGTTCGCCGATGGCGTAGGTGTCGTGCGCGTCGGTGCCCGCCCACGGGAACACCCAGCGCTCGGTGGGGATCTGCAGATGTTTCGCCTTGTCCGCGGAGGCGAGGATCAGCGCCGCCCCCTGATCGACCATGTTGTTGGAGTTCATCAGCTTGGTGTAGGGCCAGCTGATCATCCGGTTGTCGGGCGCCGGCTGCCAGATCGCCTCGGCCGAGCGTTGTTCGCGGCTCCAGGCGTTGGGGTTGCGCGCGGCGACCGCCGAGAACTGAGCCCACAGTTCGCCGATGCGGCGCCGGTGCTTTTCGGGTGTCTCCCCGCCGGCGATCCGCAGCGCCTGTTCGAACATCGGGTAGACGAAGGCCGGGCGGTCCAGCTTGATCCGAATCTCCGCAGGCCCGGCCATCGGCACATGCTCGTCGGCGCCCTCGGCGACGGGTACCGACTCGTCCTGGCTCGTCCACGCCGGCTTCTTGCCCGCGGCGCGCAGCCGCGACCGGGTGCGCCAGGTCTCGGCGCCGGTGATCAGCACCACGTCGGCGCGTCCGCGCTGGATGTCCAGGCAGGCCTGGTTGACCAGCGACTGCGGCACGTTGCCGCCGATGCCGGTGTATCGCGTGCGGGCATCGGTCGCGCCGATGCGCTGGGCGACAAGCAGACCGGGGTCGCGATACCGCCAGGACAGCAGGTTCACCACGCGCACCGAGTCGACGGCCGCCAGCACGCGGGGGTCGGCCGCGTCACGGGCCGCCGCCGCCATCAGGTCGACCGGCTCGACCGTGGGGTTCTCGTCGCGCTGGTTCACTTGGCCGTAGCCGATCAGCACGGGTGTCCTGGGGTCCATCATGGCCTTCCTTGGTGTGCGAACAGCGCGCCCTGCGCGATCAGCCGATCGATGTCCTCGGCGGTCAAACCGAGTACCTTCTGGCAGATTTCGCGGGTGTGCTCACCGGGCATCGGCGCGGGCCGCAATTCCGTCGGCGCGATGTTGGTATACGGCGCGGGACGCGTCTCGGTCGGCATCGCGGCGTCGAACAACGGATGCACCATGTCGGTGTAGGTGTCGCGGAACCGCACCTGCGGATCGTCCAGCACGTCGACGGCCCGGTTCATCGGTGCCGCGGCAATACCCGCCTGCTGCAACGTGTTCGCGACGTCGGTCTTGTCGCGCGCCGCCGTCCACGAGGCCAGGTCGGTGTCGCCGACGACGGCGGCCAGCGCGTTCCGATCCTCATCGGAGCGGATCGAGATCACGCACCATTCGTCGTCGCCCGCGCACGGATACACGCCGTGCTCCGCGGTGTCTCCGGCCACCGGCAGGCCCGCGGCCCTGGCGGCTTCGGTGACGTATGCCGTCGCCAACTGGTTGACCGCGGCTTCGGCCTGCGAAATATGCACGTGCGCACCGCTTCCGGTGGCGCGGCGCTGGACCAGCGCGGCCAGCGCGGCGATCGCGGTGATCCGCGCCGAGACGTGGTCGGGAAAGATGGTCGTGGCGTCATAGAATTCGCCGGGCCCGGCGTCGGGCGATGTCCACAGCCACGTGACGCCGGTGGTGGCCCGCACCAGCGGGCCGTACCCCATTTGCGCGCTCCACGGACCGGTCGCCCCGAACGCGCTGCTCTCGGCAAGCACGACGGCGGGATTGAACTCCTTCAGCCGGTCATAGGAGAACCCAAGCGAGGCAAGCGTTCCCGGTTTGAAGTTGGCGAATACCGCGTCGGACTCGGCGACCAGACGTGCGAACACCTCGGCACCGTCGGGGTGGCGCAAGTCAAGGCCGAGGCTGTATTCGTTGCGGTGCGTCAGAGCCCACGACCGGCTCATCGTCATGCCCGGCGGGGTCTGCCGCAGGCCGTCGGGATAGGCCGCGCTCTCGATCTTGATGACCTCGGCGCCCAGATCGGCGAACAGTCGGCCCAGCTCGCCACCGGCGACGATGACACCGAGGTCGAGAATGCGTACGCCCTCGAACGGCCTGCTGACCGGCCCGGCGCCGCTCTGCGCACGCGCTGTGTCACCGGCCCAGCCGGCCTCGTCGACCCCCGGCGCCGGCGCCGGCCGGGTCAGCCCGGTGTGGCTGCCGTCGACGATGAACGGCCCGCTGGGCACCACCACGTCCACGCCTGGCGCCAACTCGGCGCTGGTCAGCGCGCCCACCTCGCGGAAATGGTTGGAGGACAACGTCTCTTGCGGGGTGAGCACCGCGGCGATCGGAACCCCGCGAGCCTGGCCCTCGGTCACCAGCTCGTCACGTGACTTGTCCTCGCACAGCTGAGCGATGAGCGCGTTCAGTTCCCGCGATGCGGCGTATCGCGCGGCGATCGTTGCGAACTTGGGGTCGGCGAACTGTTCGGGCTCACCGAGCCAACCGAACATGGCCTGCCACTGGCGCGGGGACAGCAGGCAGATGCGCACATACCCGTCGCGGCAGCCGAATATCGGATAGATCTGCTGGTTGCGTGGGCGCCCCCGCCACAGCTCGCGGGCTTTCTTCACCCCCGCGGCGGCCTGGCCCTCCGAGCCGTATGGCGGGTCCAACGACTGCAGCACACCTTCGAAGCGGGCGAAGTCGATGTAATCGCCTGTGCCGTCCTGCAATCGACGGTAGTACGCGGCCAGCGCGGCCCAGGCGGCCTGCGCCGCCGCCGTGGCCGACGCCAACCCGATGGGCGGCAGCACAGGGGTCCCGGTGGTCGGTCCGGTCCGTGACAGCGCTGTCGACAGTGCATACAGCACGGCGTCGGTGGCCTGCCACCCCGCCCGCGGCCCGCTGGTGCCGAAGTCGGTGATCGACAGCGTGACCAGATGGCCGAACCGCTGCGACAGCGCGACGCACGAGGTGCCGAACGCTGCCGCCGCCCCGGGGTTGCCGCTGTCCACCACGATGTCGGCGGCACCGGCCAACTCGATCAGCCGTTCGCGGTCGGCGGGATCGGACGGGTCGAGCACCGCGCTGCGCTTGTTGGCGTTCTGCAGCGCGAACCGCACGCTCGCGCCGGCGACGGTGGGCGCCTCGCCACGGGCCGGGCTGCCGCCGGGCGGTTCGATCTTCAGCACGTCGGCGCCGAGGTCGGCGAACAACCGGCCGACGCCGTCGGATTCGGCCCCACCCAGGTCAAGCACACGCAACGACGCCAGCGGTCCGCTGTTCATCGCGGCCCCCGACGCGTCGACTCAACACCTGTCAGCACGCCCGTGAGCGTAACGGGTGACGATCCGATTATTTCTCGGGCGTCGTGGGTACCACTCGCGCATCATGACCGTGGAGCCGCTCTCCCCCACCCTGACCGACGACGAGCTGGCGCTGATCGACGCCTATTGGCGCGCGGCAAACTACCTTTCGGTGGGGCAGATCTACCTGCTGGACAACCCGCTGCTGCACGAGCCGCTCGCCGCCGAACACATCAAGCCGCGGCTGCTCGGCCACTGGGGCACCACGCCGGGCCTCAACCTGATCTACGCCCACCTGAACCGCGTCATCCGCGACCGCGATCTGTCCCTCATCTACATCACGGGCCCAGGCCACGGCGGACCGGGGCTGGTCGCCAACGCCTACCTCGAGGGCACCTACACCGAGGTCTACTCCCCGATCACCGAAAACGCCGACGGAATGCGAAAGCTGTTTCGCCAGTTCTCCTTTCCCGGCGGGATACCCAGCCACGTCGCGGCCGAGACACCCGGATCCATCCACGAGGGCGGCGAGCTCGGATATGCGTTGGTGCACGCCTACGGGGCGGCGTTCGACAACCCCGACCTGGTGGTGGCGTGCGTGATCGGCGACGGCGAGGCCGAGACCGGCCCGCTGGCCGCCGGCTGGCACTCCAACAAGTTCCTCAACCCCGTCACCGACGGTGCGGTGCTGCCGATCCTGCACCTCAACTCCTACAAGATCGCCAACCCGACGGTGCTGGCGCGCATACCGCAGGAGGAGCTCGAGTCGCTGCTGTTCGGCTACGGATACCGGCCGATCACCGTCGCCGGCGACGACCCGGTCAACGTGCACCAACAGCTGGCCACCGCGTTCGACGAGGCCTTCGACCAGATCGCCGCGATCCAGCGGGCCGCCCGGCTCGACGGCGAAACGGGTCGTCCGCTGTGGCCGATGGTGGTGTTGCGCACCCCCAAGGGCTGGACCGGTCCCAAGAAGGTGGACGGCAAGAAGGTCGAGGGAACGTGGCGGTCCCATCAGGTCCCGCTGTCGGAGACCCGAACCAACGCCGAGCACATGGCCGAGCTGGAAGCCTGGCTGCGCAGCTATCGTCCCGACGAGTTGTTCGACGAGCACGGGG comes from Mycolicibacterium pulveris and encodes:
- a CDS encoding alpha-hydroxy acid oxidase → MAVKRRVPRPSELAPLLRFRKPTFNRTERRLQAAFTIEDLRRIAKRRTPRAAFDYTDGAAEDELSLARARQAFRDIEFHPTILRNVATIDTSRTVLGDAVAQPFGIAPTGFTRLMHTEGEIAGARVAAQAGIPFALSTLGTASIEDVKAANPYGRNWFQLYMWKDRDRSMALVERAAAAGYDTLLVTVDVPVAGARLRDSRNGMSIPPTLTLRTVLDALPRARWWFDLLSTEPLAFASLDRWPGTVAEYLDTMFDPTVTFEDLVWIKKQWPNRLVVKGIQTIEDARAVVELGVDGIVLSNHGGRQLDRAPVPFHLLPDVARELGTETEVLLDTGIMSGADVVAAIALGARFTLVGRAYLYGLMAGGEAGVARAVEILSSQVSRTMRLLGVTSLDELGPHHVTQLHRFARGGTGRHR
- a CDS encoding esterase family protein produces the protein MKFFKRYRGTRTKLLRRLAVTAVAAAAMPGLVGVVGGSATANAFSRPGLPVEYLDVFSAAMNRNIRVQFQGGGPHAVYLLDGLRAQDDYNGWDINTPAFEWYYQSGLSVVMPVGGQSSFYTDWYQPSQGNGQDYTYKWETFLTQELPAWLEANRGVSQNGNAVVGISMAGSTALTYAIYHPQKFIYAASLSGFLNPSEGWWPMLIGLAMQDAGGFNAESMWGPSTDPAWKRNDPMVNIGQLVANNTRIWIYCGTGTPSDLDAGIAGQNLMAAQFLEGFTLRTNITFRDNYIAAGGTNGVFNFPPQGTHSWGYWGQQLEQMKPDIQRVLGASGAV
- the lon gene encoding endopeptidase La — encoded protein: MAEAKSVPVLFLSDPIVLPSMVVPIELDDAARAAVDAAQASESGELLIAPRLEDRYPSYGVLASIVQVGRIAGGGGTAAVVRGKSRAQIGAGASGPGAALWVEVTEVVEPEPTDEIRTLAAEYKKLLLAMLQRREAWQIIDFVNQLTDPSALADTAGYASYLTRVQKRQLLETPDVAERLKLLIEWTGEHLAEVEVTDKIAEDVREGMEKQQKEFLLRQQLAAIRKELGEDEPDGSDDYRSRVEAADLPEKVREAALREVGKLERASDQSPESGWIRTWLDTVLDLPWNVTTEDSTDLTAAREILDADHHGLEDVKDRIVEYLAVRARRAQRGMQVVGGRGSGAVMVLAGPPGVGKTSLGESVARALGRKFVRVALGGVRDEAEIRGHRRTYVGALPGRIVRAIGEAGSMNPVVLLDEIDKVGSDFRGDPAAALLEVLDPAQNHTFRDHYLDLDLDLSDVVFLATANVVENIPSALLDRMELVEIDGYTADDKLAIAKDFLLPRQRERAALTEEEVTVTEAALRKIAADYTREPGVRQFERLLAKMMRKVATKLATEPGPVVIDEPDLVEYLGRPRFLPESAERTAVPGVATGLAVTGMGGDVLYIEANGTDGEPDLRLTGQLGDVMKESAQIALSYVRSHADQLGVDPKTLERRIHLHVPAGAVPKDGPSAGVTMVTALVSMATGRQVRSDVGMTGEVTLNGRVLPIGGVKQKLLAAQRAGLSTVFIPQRNEADLDDVPADVLESLEVKLMTDVAEIVAQALVPAADTGATAAA
- a CDS encoding HhH-GDP family DNA glycosylase; this encodes MSTSDRKRLVESLLEQAGTTYAEEAGIRLEDQPMPLFELLVLCMLASKPIDAAIAVQAARELFEAGLRTPDAVLDADRQDMIRAFGRAHYVRYDESSATRLTDIAETVRDRYGGDLRRLAVEADGDARAAAGLLKQFKGIGDTGADIFLREVQDAWTWARPYFDKRALGAARDLGLPDKAGDLAELAPRAAANLAAALVRVSLDDELREKVSSSR
- a CDS encoding DUF72 domain-containing protein, whose translation is MIRIGTSGWSYPHWNDVLYPPGTPVAKRLARYTEEFDTVELNASFYRWPKDTTFAGWRERLPCGFTMSVKAQRGLTHYRRLRDPEPWIERFERCWTALDDRSEALLVQTHPQLERDDALLDNFLRLMPDRIPVAMELRHPSWDDPVVYGLLERHRAAYVVMSGAGLRCVPRVTSELVYVRMHGPEQSSMYAGSYPDDELRRWADRMLGWDAAGNRVLVYFNNDLGGHAIRNARVLKQLTAPTNDTDSPVLVHRE